Proteins encoded by one window of Mycolicibacterium cosmeticum:
- a CDS encoding ribulose bisphosphate carboxylase small subunit, giving the protein MRITQGTFSYLPDFTDEEITAQIDYALENNWPLSVEFTDDPHPRNVYWEMWGLPMFDLKDAAGVLLEVNSCRSAHPNHYVRLNAYDARLGRQTTAFSFIVQRPAEEPGFRLDRAEGSDRRIGYSTVAYAAQKPHGRRYVSP; this is encoded by the coding sequence ATGCGGATCACCCAGGGCACCTTCTCGTACCTGCCCGACTTCACCGACGAAGAGATCACCGCCCAGATCGACTATGCGCTGGAGAACAACTGGCCGCTGTCGGTCGAATTCACCGACGACCCGCATCCGCGGAACGTCTACTGGGAGATGTGGGGCCTACCGATGTTCGACCTCAAGGACGCCGCCGGCGTGCTGCTCGAGGTCAACAGTTGCCGCAGTGCACACCCGAACCACTACGTCCGGCTGAATGCCTACGATGCCCGCCTCGGCCGGCAGACGACGGCGTTCTCGTTCATCGTGCAGCGGCCCGCCGAGGAGCCCGGTTTCCGGTTGGACCGGGCCGAAGGATCCGACCGCAGAATCGGGTACAGCACCGTCGCGTACGCCGCCCAAAAACCGCACGGTCGACGATACGTCTCGCCGTGA
- a CDS encoding alpha/beta fold hydrolase yields MSQLPWDIGSYQDIQERLRVARIQSVQISANRPLSAKAVIGLFDAFDVRSAVVVGDRAGADMAWQTAAHHPQRVTGLVVIDRGHPRAADITGTVRDRSCPLVLANTTTLVSTASHHSVARASRRHVRGDFRITELAGCRGSRHFTSQLSTEIVLRSLTS; encoded by the coding sequence TTGAGCCAGTTGCCCTGGGATATCGGCTCATACCAGGATATTCAGGAGCGGCTGCGGGTGGCGCGCATCCAGTCCGTCCAGATTTCGGCGAACCGGCCACTCTCGGCCAAGGCGGTCATCGGGCTGTTCGACGCGTTCGACGTGCGCTCTGCGGTGGTCGTGGGTGATCGCGCCGGCGCCGACATGGCCTGGCAGACCGCGGCCCACCACCCGCAGCGCGTGACCGGCCTCGTCGTCATCGACCGTGGGCACCCCCGCGCCGCCGACATCACCGGAACCGTGCGCGACAGAAGCTGCCCACTGGTGCTGGCGAACACCACCACCCTCGTGAGTACCGCGAGCCACCATTCCGTCGCCCGGGCCAGCCGCCGGCACGTGCGTGGCGACTTCCGCATCACCGAACTGGCGGGTTGCCGGGGCTCGCGGCACTTCACCTCCCAACTGAGCACCGAGATCGTGTTGCGCAGCCTCACCAGCTGA
- the nicT gene encoding Nickel transporter NicT encodes MVNSADHPVAAGRTARFRGNTSPGDKAALAGMYTFIALLHLVGFAVLLVLVVPNNYRLGGDHPVFTAGVGILAYTLGLRHAFDADHIAAVDNTTRKLMADNIERGADRRPLSVGFWFSLGHSSIVFTLSLFLALGVRAVVGPIRDDDSTLHTLTALIGPSVSGIFLWVIGIVNLFSLLGIVKVFRELRQGRYDEAALERRLDSRGFMNRFLGGLTKSVTKPWHIYPIGALFGLGFDTATEVGLLVLAGGAAAFSLPVSAVLVLPILFAAGMCLMDTTDGVFMNYAYGWAFAKPVRKIFYNFTVTSMSVAVALIIGTIELVGVLADRLRIDSGPLAAIAGINLDHIGYVIVGVFIVTWLLALMVWRLGRIEQRWPQSLES; translated from the coding sequence ATGGTGAACTCCGCAGACCACCCGGTGGCCGCCGGCAGGACCGCTCGGTTCCGCGGCAACACGTCACCGGGTGACAAGGCAGCCCTGGCCGGCATGTACACGTTCATCGCGCTGCTGCATCTGGTCGGATTCGCGGTGTTGCTGGTACTGGTCGTGCCGAACAACTACCGACTCGGCGGTGACCACCCGGTGTTCACCGCCGGCGTCGGCATCCTTGCCTACACGCTCGGGTTGCGGCACGCCTTCGATGCCGACCACATCGCGGCCGTCGACAACACCACCCGAAAACTGATGGCCGACAATATCGAACGGGGCGCCGATCGCAGGCCGCTGTCGGTCGGATTCTGGTTCTCGCTCGGGCACTCGAGCATCGTCTTCACCCTGTCGCTCTTCCTCGCGCTGGGTGTGCGGGCAGTGGTCGGCCCCATCCGAGACGACGACTCGACCCTGCACACCCTCACGGCGCTGATCGGTCCTTCGGTGTCCGGCATCTTCCTCTGGGTGATCGGGATCGTGAACTTGTTCTCGCTGCTGGGCATCGTCAAGGTCTTCCGGGAACTCCGGCAGGGCCGTTACGACGAGGCCGCACTCGAACGCCGCCTCGACTCGCGGGGCTTCATGAATCGTTTTCTCGGCGGCCTGACCAAGTCGGTGACCAAACCCTGGCATATCTATCCGATCGGGGCGCTGTTCGGCCTCGGCTTCGACACTGCCACCGAGGTCGGGCTTCTCGTGCTCGCCGGCGGTGCGGCCGCGTTCAGTCTGCCGGTCTCGGCCGTCCTGGTGCTGCCGATCCTGTTCGCTGCCGGCATGTGTCTGATGGACACCACTGATGGCGTGTTCATGAACTATGCCTACGGCTGGGCGTTCGCCAAGCCGGTGCGCAAGATCTTCTACAACTTCACCGTCACCTCGATGTCGGTTGCCGTCGCGTTGATCATCGGAACGATCGAATTGGTCGGTGTGCTCGCCGATCGGCTGCGCATCGATTCCGGGCCGCTCGCGGCGATCGCGGGCATCAACCTGGACCACATCGGTTATGTCATCGTCGGTGTCTTCATCGTGACCTGGCTGCTCGCCCTGATGGTGTGGCGATTGGGCAGGATCGAACAACGCTGGCCGCAGAGTCTGGAGAGTTGA
- a CDS encoding phosphoribulokinase yields the protein MSRIHPIVSVTGSSGAGTTSVMRTFQQIFRREQVDVAYVEGDSFHRFDRVQMKAEIADAHARGDHTFSHFGPQSNLFEELEELFRTYGETGTGKFRRYLHDDGEAAPYGQEPGTFTAWEEIPEGTDVLFYEGLHGAVVTDTVNVARYADLRIGVVPVINLEWIQKLHRDRVVRGYTSEAVTDTILRRMPDYVNYICPQFSHTDVNFQRVPVVDTSNPFIARSIPTADESMLIIRFRDPHGIDFPYLLDMLHDSFMSRPNTIVCPGGKMDLAMQLIFTPMILRIVERRKAELVAR from the coding sequence ATGTCGCGAATCCACCCCATCGTCTCCGTCACCGGCTCCTCGGGGGCCGGCACCACCTCGGTGATGCGAACCTTCCAGCAGATATTCCGGCGTGAACAGGTCGATGTCGCCTACGTGGAGGGGGACAGCTTCCACCGCTTCGACCGTGTGCAGATGAAGGCCGAGATCGCCGATGCGCACGCGCGTGGCGATCACACGTTCAGTCATTTCGGTCCCCAGTCCAACCTCTTCGAGGAACTCGAGGAGTTGTTCCGCACCTATGGCGAAACCGGGACGGGGAAGTTCCGCAGATACCTTCACGATGACGGGGAGGCGGCGCCCTACGGTCAGGAGCCGGGCACGTTCACCGCATGGGAGGAAATCCCGGAGGGTACCGACGTGCTGTTCTACGAGGGCCTGCACGGTGCGGTCGTCACCGACACCGTCAACGTCGCACGATATGCCGACCTGCGCATCGGCGTGGTGCCGGTGATCAATCTGGAGTGGATCCAGAAGCTGCACCGCGACAGGGTGGTACGGGGATACACCTCCGAGGCCGTCACCGACACCATTCTGCGTCGGATGCCCGATTATGTGAACTACATCTGCCCACAGTTCTCCCATACCGACGTCAACTTCCAACGGGTACCGGTGGTGGACACCTCGAACCCGTTCATCGCCAGGAGCATTCCCACCGCCGATGAATCGATGTTGATCATCAGGTTCCGCGACCCGCACGGTATCGACTTCCCGTACCTGCTCGACATGTTGCATGATTCGTTCATGTCGCGGCCCAACACCATCGTCTGCCCCGGCGGCAAGATGGACCTGGCCATGCAGCTGATCTTCACGCCGATGATCCTGCGGATCGTCGAGCGCCGCAAAGCGGAACTGGTCGCGCGCTAG
- a CDS encoding class 1 fructose-bisphosphatase produces MAERARGDILNDMLTERTTLVQFLIEERRRHPGASGELNRLVLDVALACKAIANRVAVGALGGVLGSVDNVNVQGETQQKLDVLANDYFLRATEWSGYVAGMVSEELEQPYRLPECHPRGKYLLVFDPLDGSSNIDVNVSVGSIFSILRAPNPGVDPTAEDFLQQGSRQVCAGYAIYGPSTMIVLTVGTGVHAFTLDPSVGEFFLTRESIKIPSTAKEFAINASNQRFWEPAVQRYVSECLAGRSGPRGRDFNMRWVASLVAETHRILSRGGVFLYPRDSKQPAKAGRLRLLYEANPMAFLIEQAGGVATTGRERILDVVPSDIHQRISLIFGARDEVERIAEYHCQPYDPPTTLPLYGTRGLFREAIG; encoded by the coding sequence ATGGCCGAACGGGCTCGGGGGGACATCCTCAACGACATGCTGACCGAACGCACCACGCTGGTGCAGTTTCTGATCGAAGAGCGCCGACGGCACCCCGGTGCGTCCGGCGAACTCAACCGGCTGGTGCTCGACGTTGCCCTGGCGTGCAAGGCCATCGCCAATCGCGTTGCCGTCGGTGCGCTGGGTGGAGTGCTCGGTTCGGTGGACAACGTGAACGTCCAGGGCGAGACGCAGCAGAAGCTGGATGTCCTGGCCAACGATTACTTCCTGCGGGCCACCGAGTGGAGTGGCTACGTTGCCGGCATGGTGTCCGAGGAACTCGAGCAGCCCTACCGGCTACCGGAGTGCCATCCGCGCGGGAAATACCTGTTGGTGTTCGATCCGCTGGACGGGTCGTCGAATATCGACGTCAACGTGTCGGTGGGCAGCATCTTCTCGATCCTGCGGGCACCCAACCCCGGCGTCGACCCGACCGCGGAGGACTTCCTGCAGCAGGGCAGTCGGCAGGTGTGTGCCGGCTACGCCATCTACGGACCCTCGACCATGATCGTGCTCACCGTCGGCACCGGGGTGCACGCATTCACGCTCGACCCGAGCGTGGGGGAGTTCTTCCTCACCAGGGAATCGATCAAGATTCCCTCGACGGCCAAGGAATTCGCGATCAACGCATCGAACCAGCGTTTCTGGGAACCCGCCGTGCAACGGTACGTGTCCGAGTGCCTGGCCGGCCGGTCCGGACCACGAGGCCGGGACTTCAACATGCGCTGGGTGGCGTCCCTGGTCGCCGAGACACACCGAATCCTGAGTCGGGGCGGCGTCTTCCTCTATCCGCGCGACTCCAAACAGCCGGCCAAGGCGGGTCGACTCCGGCTGCTCTACGAGGCCAACCCGATGGCGTTTCTCATCGAACAGGCCGGTGGCGTTGCGACGACTGGTCGGGAGCGGATTCTGGATGTGGTGCCCAGCGATATCCACCAACGGATCTCGCTGATCTTCGGCGCCCGCGACGAGGTCGAGCGCATCGCCGAGTATCACTGTCAGCCCTATGACCCGCCGACCACGCTTCCGCTCTACGGCACGCGGGGCCTGTTCCGGGAAGCGATCGGCTGA
- the hypB gene encoding hydrogenase nickel incorporation protein HypB, translating to MGRFHRHDDGTEHEHAHGDHHHHHHDDRGSALSPHGDHSGYATGAERVMVLENVFAENDRAAADNRRDFTAAGLTAVNVMSSPGAGKTTLLAETLRRLRGRLRIGVIEGDIETSIDADRLTGFGASIALINTADGFGGECHLDAPMVRSAMPRLPLAELDLVVIENVGNLVCPAEFDVGCHAGVMVYSVTEGEEKPLKYPVMFRSVELVIVNKTDLLPHLDYDLAAFYANLNAVNPGVAVLETSARTGAGIEAWCDWLLALHQRACSATPPGY from the coding sequence ATGGGGCGATTCCATCGACACGACGACGGTACCGAGCACGAGCACGCGCACGGCGATCACCACCATCACCATCACGATGACCGCGGTTCGGCGCTGAGCCCGCACGGTGACCATTCGGGGTACGCGACCGGTGCGGAGCGGGTCATGGTGCTGGAGAACGTCTTTGCCGAGAATGACCGCGCCGCGGCCGACAACCGGCGCGATTTCACGGCGGCAGGGCTCACCGCGGTGAACGTGATGTCCTCGCCGGGGGCGGGCAAGACCACCCTGCTGGCCGAGACGTTGCGCCGGTTGCGGGGCCGGTTGCGTATCGGCGTGATCGAGGGCGACATCGAGACGAGTATCGATGCCGATCGCCTCACCGGTTTCGGTGCTTCGATCGCGCTGATCAACACCGCCGACGGATTCGGCGGTGAATGTCATCTCGACGCACCCATGGTGCGGTCGGCCATGCCCAGGCTGCCGCTTGCCGAGCTCGACCTTGTCGTCATCGAGAATGTCGGAAACCTGGTTTGCCCTGCCGAATTCGACGTGGGCTGCCATGCCGGGGTGATGGTCTACTCCGTCACCGAAGGCGAGGAGAAGCCGCTGAAGTATCCGGTGATGTTCCGGTCGGTGGAACTGGTCATCGTGAACAAGACCGACCTGCTACCACATCTCGACTACGACCTCGCCGCTTTCTACGCCAATCTCAATGCGGTGAACCCCGGTGTCGCGGTCCTGGAGACCAGCGCGCGGACCGGCGCCGGTATCGAGGCCTGGTGTGATTGGCTGCTCGCCCTGCACCAGCGGGCGTGCAGCGCAACACCGCCGGGATACTGA
- a CDS encoding hydrogenase maturation nickel metallochaperone HypA/HybF: MHELSICNSMVGIVRRYAEGRSVRTVRVRIGAMRQIVPETLVYCWSLVTEASELAGVELLVERVPAKIRCAGCGREQTLNEPVLRCETCPDATLDLVQGDEFLITSLDLAEV; encoded by the coding sequence ATGCATGAACTCTCGATCTGCAACTCGATGGTCGGGATCGTGCGCAGGTACGCCGAGGGGCGCAGCGTCCGCACCGTGCGTGTCCGGATCGGCGCGATGCGCCAGATCGTTCCCGAAACCCTGGTCTACTGTTGGTCTCTGGTGACCGAGGCGTCCGAGCTGGCCGGCGTCGAACTGCTGGTGGAGCGGGTGCCGGCGAAGATCCGGTGTGCGGGCTGCGGCCGGGAACAAACCCTCAACGAGCCCGTGCTGCGTTGTGAGACCTGTCCGGATGCCACGCTCGATCTGGTGCAGGGCGACGAATTCTTGATCACTTCACTCGATCTGGCGGAGGTGTGA